The DNA window tgctccctctgccctcctgccttGGCTGCCACGTGCATGCTAGAAAGCAGGGGGGCAGCAGCTATAATCTGGCACTGACCCCAGGACACCCAGCCAGGTGAGAAAGGATCTGCCAGGCCTgcttctggctgcctctctgctccAGCCCAGCCAGGACCCAACGTGAGGGCAGAAGCTGGCCGAGGGCTGCAGGCTCCTTCCCCGCCACACAAGGCCCGGACATACAGGACTCCTGTGACGGGCCTGGCCTTTCCCCTCATCTGTCCTTGCCACAGAGCAAAAGGCCAAGGTGCTGGGGCTCATGCTGCCCCTTAAGCTAAGACTGAGGCCAGGGGTGGGAGAAGGGCAGGGCCCCTCCTAGCCCCAGTGCCTGACGCTCACGGTACAGAGGCCCATCTGCCCCTGGAGGCAGAAGGCTCGCATTGTTGTGAAGGTTGTGGAtattgtattgtttttgtttttttaatctgtataaaCCTTTCAATGttgacacttaaaaattaaagatcacACTGATACCGAAGCTGGCTGTGGGGGATGGCTAAAGCTCACTGGCCAGGCCTACTACATCCGTGAAATGCTAAGAACTGACAGACAGGGTGGGAGCCAGGATTCCATAATAAAACTTTACTCTTACACAAATCTACAGCTTTTAAACAGTAAAAAGGCAGGCCCACTGGCACCTAGAAAGAAGCCTGGAAGCAGCACTCGGGAAACAGGGCAGCTCTGGCCATCAGCGCGTGGTTACCGGCTCTGCTCAACTGTAAGACACAGAGGGGAGGCCAGTGAGATGAGGAACCCGGGTTACTGTCTGGGCCCAGCCCCTTGGCCTGGCCCCACACTTACTATATGTGGAGATGTCGATTTCTTCAGGAAGTTCGGCCACGTTCACCTCAAACCTGTCCTGAACGTCATTGAGGATTTTGGCATCATTCTCATCAGATACAAAAGTGATAGCCAGACCTTTGGTCCCAAAGCGACCTGCACGGGCCACCTGCAGGGTGAGAAAAGTGGGGGGTCAGGCCAGAGACACAGCCTAACCTGGGAGTCTGAGGACAAGCAGGGCCACGTCCCCATGCGCCCCCACCCTGGGAGGGGGGCCTCAAGGAACGGACACCTCTGTGGAAACACTCACTCGGTGGAGGTAGGTGTCTGAGTCCTCGGGCATGTCGTAGTTGAAGACGATGTTGACTCGCTCAATGTCCATCCCTCGGCCAAACAGATTGGTGGCCACCAGGATCCGCCGCTGGAAGTCTTTGAACTGCTGATAGCGCGACAGACTGGGTACAGGAGGAACAAGAGGCGGCCATCAGACATGGGGTTCCTGCGTGACACTCCCCATGAGGCGCCTGCCTAGGAGCCTCTGAGGGCGGCACGCACTCACCGCTCCTCCTGGGCCATGCCCCTGTGGATAGCGATGGCCGGGAAGTTCTGTTCCACAAGGAGCTGGGCCAGGGCCATGCAGCGCTGCACTGACTTCACGAAGATCACCACCtgcaagggagggaggcaggaaaggcgGTCAGGGTCAGAGGCCCCTGCATCAGCCTCACACAGGCCCAGACCCCCAGGAAGGCCCACACCGTGTCACCTGGTTAAACTCCAACACATCCAAGAGATCAAAGAGCTTGCGGTTCTTCTCACTGTCCTTGAGCTTGACATAGTACTGCTGCAGTCCGTGTAGCGTGAGCTTGGTCTCATCATCCACAAACACCTCCATGGGCTGTGCAGGAAGGGGCAGGCggggtttacttctgggcttcTGGCCTGGCCAGAATCTTCTAGCGAAGGACTCCATGCCGTGAGGCTTCCCGGAGGGCCTGCTGTCCCCCGGTAAACGCCTTTCTCCCAACAGCTGACCTAAGCTCTGGTCTGACTCGGCTCCCAGTCTGACAAAGAcacaggagggaaggcaggccccTGGGCCCCCCAGCATTCTCACGCAGTGAGGGAAGCGTGGGTGTCCTGGAGCAGCAACAGCTCAGAACCAGAAGCCAGCAGGGCCAGAGCTGGCACACGGAGGCCGCGGCCGCTGTCCCGCCCCACTCACGTCTTGCATGAACTTCCTGCAGACAGGCCTGATCTCCTTGCTCAGGGTGGCGCTGAACATCATGCACTGCTTCTCGTGAGGCGTCAGCCGGAAGATCTCCTGCACGTCCCGCCGCATGTCTGCATGGGGAGGGCGACAAGCAGGTGGGCTGAGTGCCTGGCAGACCAGGACCCCCACCCAAGaccagccccagctcctcccaACCTGTGCCAGGGAGCCGTTAGCGCCATGACGAGGGCGGTGTGAGCcgaggagtggagggaggggtgagTCCCAGGTGCCTGAGGGGCTGGACTCGGGGTGAGCACAGGCGCGGGAGGAGCTGCCATCCACTTACACGCTGCCAGAGCGGAGCAGCCGTGCCAGCGCGCCTCGAGCCACGCTTCAGGGaggggagcctgaggcagagacAGCCGCTGGGGTGAGAACTGCAGCCGCCTCCCGGGACACAAGCCCCATCTCCCACTGGCCCTGGCGGGGCTCACAGGGCAGGCGGGGGCAAGAACTAACTCAGCAGGCGCAAGGGCTGATGTGTACACGGGCCCGGACACGGCTCATTTGGGCCCTGTGGCCCCACTCATCTTGGGCTCAGAAGCAGCAGGGCACTCTGCCCATGCTAGAACTTATCCTAAAATTGTTTACAGAAGACCTGGGCGCCAGCTACCCACCTGACCCCGTCTCTGGAGCAACCTTTGACCTATCCTGTCAGGGCCCACCTGGCTCTGAAGTCTGGGGGTTAGTGGGACTGTGAGGGCGGAGAGGGTGTGGCTGGGTGGGCCTCTGGCAGCTCCCAGACCCAAGCAGGACACTCACCCAGTTGCTCCAGCATCTTGTCACACTCGTCCAGCACGAAGTGTTTCACGTTCTTCAGGTTCAGGCTCCTGTTCCGCACTAGTGCCAGGATTCGGCCTGGTGTCCCCACTACGACATGGGGACAGTTCTTCTTCAGTATTTCTTCATCCTTCTTGATGGAAAGGCCCCCGAAGAACACAGACACCTATGTGGGTGGAGAGAAAGGTGCTTTTGCCTGTCTAAGCACTCCAGGCTGATAGCCACCCAGCCTGTAGCCCTGCCAGCTTCTGTTCCAACAGCCCCCTCATCCCCTGGGCCTAGAACCTGAGGACCAGAAAGGCCTGAGAGCCTGGCCCTTGACTCTGGTGGAAAGCAGCCTCACGGCTGGGACCAGCACAGGCCTCTGGGGGCCATGCATAATTCAGCAGGCTCTTAAGGAGCATAAACCACCGCAAACCTCAAAGGCAGCCTCTGCAGCCAAGCTTGGTAAATGGTAAACACTGGCTGGGCCAGAGCCGGGAGAGCAAGTCTGCAGAGGACCATGCAGCACACCCAGCCCAGGCTGAGGAGGCTCACCTTGACACTGGGCATGTACTTGGAGAAGCGTTCATACTCTTTGCTGATCTGGAAGGCGAGCTCCCGCGTGTGGCACATGACCAGGACTGAAACCTGCAGGGCAGGTAGAAGAGAGACACTCAAGGCAGGGTCCCAAGTCCTGTCCCAGCCAGAGCCCAAGCCTGTGTTCTCTCAGGGGGGCCCAGGCCCACCAGGCCCCTATCCCTCCAGGGTGCCTGCCAGACTCACCCCACACCTCCAGCCGCTGAAAGGGCCAGTCTGATGTTCTATCTTTGCCCCACCCTTCACTCCCTATATCCCTTCAGCTAACGGGGTCTGTCTCCCACTGCCAGGATCCACAGTGAGACCTAGCTGGTGAGGTAGCCCATGTTAATGGTTTCCTGAGAGTCTGCTCTCTGGCTGTCCCATGACCACCGACGAAGGACGCTGCTCCTGCCTTTATGCCCATGATGCCAAGTGCTATGACCACACCACAACCTCCCACTGAATCTCCCTTTCCTTCAGTTACTGTAAGGAAACAAGGGATCGTGCAATGACACAGCCCAAGGATGTGTGCCCCAGTGTGACAAAAGCACAGCACAGGAATGCACCTCAATTCTCCTCTAGCAAAATTCCTGTGTGAGGAAGTAACTGTCAGCAGCAACTGTAGTAACAAATCCTTATTCAATACAATCTCACCTGAATAAACCTGCACAATCTAGAAATACACATGACAAATTAACACCTGTATCTCTGGCAAGTAAAACCCTGGGCACTTTTCAGTTTCCCCCCTCAGCTTCCATttcagggggaggggggaggggggattcgGTCACAATCTTAAAAGCCCACAAAAAGCGCAAAGGATCAAGAAGGCCAAACAAGGGAGCTGTAGCTCCTGATGCCTCAGGCACTGGGCCCCACAGGGAGGGCCCCCACCCACCTGTCCGCTGACTGGCTCAATCTGCTGCAGGGTGGCCAACACGAAGACCGCCGTCTTGCCCATCCCAGACTTGGCCTGGCACAGGACGTCCATGCCCAGGATGGCTTGCGGAATACACTCGTGCTGgactgagggagagagcacgTGTGAGCGACCAGAAACTGGATGCTCCCTGTGTGCAGGCTCCTCGCCAGGTGGCTGAGGAGGCCAAAG is part of the Mustela nigripes isolate SB6536 chromosome 2, MUSNIG.SB6536, whole genome shotgun sequence genome and encodes:
- the DDX39A gene encoding ATP-dependent RNA helicase DDX39A; the protein is MAEQDVENELLDYEEDEEPQAPPESTPAPPKKDVKGSYVSIHSSGFRDFLLKPELLRAIVDCGFEHPSEVQHECIPQAILGMDVLCQAKSGMGKTAVFVLATLQQIEPVSGQVSVLVMCHTRELAFQISKEYERFSKYMPSVKVSVFFGGLSIKKDEEILKKNCPHVVVGTPGRILALVRNRSLNLKNVKHFVLDECDKMLEQLDMRRDVQEIFRLTPHEKQCMMFSATLSKEIRPVCRKFMQDPMEVFVDDETKLTLHGLQQYYVKLKDSEKNRKLFDLLDVLEFNQVVIFVKSVQRCMALAQLLVEQNFPAIAIHRGMAQEERLSRYQQFKDFQRRILVATNLFGRGMDIERVNIVFNYDMPEDSDTYLHRVARAGRFGTKGLAITFVSDENDAKILNDVQDRFEVNVAELPEEIDISTYIEQSR